Genomic segment of Salvia hispanica cultivar TCC Black 2014 chromosome 2, UniMelb_Shisp_WGS_1.0, whole genome shotgun sequence:
AAATCTGTACTTGAGGAAACAAAGTCCCTTGTGCCTTCTCCAGCTGATACATCTCTGGAAGAACATGACGGCGAACACTTTCTGTCACCAGAAAATTCAGGTGATGCATTTATGGACAAATGTGATCTATCATTTGACCAGGAGCAACCTTCTACACCAGCATGTTGTTTGCCCTCACAAGCAACAGAATCTTCAACGGAAAACTTAGATTTTGCTTCACCGCCATTGCAAACTTCATCCGCAATAGGTCTACTTCTTTCAGTAGAATTAGCAGGAGAACCCACATCAGATCTAGATAACTCACCTGCAGCCACACTAGCAAGTAAGTTCATTCCAACGTCATCTTCACGCGACAAAGAAGAAGTTGCTTCAGAATATTTAGCACAGCTTTCAATTAAAGCATTCATGGGACTGAAAGAAGAATGCGACTTCACCAACTTCGGTAAAGTTGCAGTAGGGCCTTCAATTGTTCTCTTGGAGTCTTCAGTTGTCATGCTTTGCTCTTCATCAGGAGGAACTGCTGGCGACCCAGCACCTTCTGATCCAGTCAACGCGTCTTTTAGATCACTGGTCTGACAAGTCTTCATGTCCGCAACAGCATTACATTCATATAAACCATTCTCGCCCTTTAAAGGATCATCATGCTGCTCGTGCTTAAGCACAGGAGAGGAAGCTCGACTGCTCATAACTGTAGGAACTTCAAGAGATCCCCCTGGGGCACCTTGTGCAGGGCTTCTTATCCTGTTCGGTATCTTAACAATTAGCTTATGGCTACTTCCTTCATTGGTAGGCCTCTCAACAACCCTTTCACTAGTTAATGCAGAGTGAAACTTCTGTTTAGCTGTGCTTTTGTGTGCAGAAGAATTCTTCTTAGAGTTTGTTTCTTTCAGACTTCCAGATGTTGATCTTCCTGAAGAACTGCTAAGCTTTCGATTACGTGTGCTAGATGATGCTTTATTAACCGTCCCCGAACCAGAAGCAGAACTCTTTAAATTTTCCTTGGATGAGGAAGATTGACCACAATTATGAGACTGGTTTGAGCTACTACTTCTGTCCTCTCTATTTTGATGGGCATCGGTAGTACCCCCAACAGAATGTCTGGACTGGCTCTCCTTTCCAGATGCAAGAGATGAAGCTTGCTTCACAGGCCCAGGGGACGAGACATACTTTGCGGTAGTTTCCCCATGTGAAGATTTTACAGGAGTAGGTTTTATAGCAGAGTTCTGCGTAATAGAGCTTTTCATGGCAACATCAGACCCACTAGGAGTAATGCATCCACCATGAGAAGCGTCTGGGAGTCGTGATTTGGAAGACCATGCAGACTTCGTATCGATGCTCATCATTTCAGCTTCAACGCGCTTCTTCCATGTGTCGACTAGAGTTCGGGCCTTCCTCTGAATATCtgtatttttatgtgatcTTAAATGATTCACGGATTTGCCTATGTTGCACATTTGGAGGGCATGAAGACTAATTGGGAGTTTATCCAGTGCACGAAgtaaaatcaaaagaaaatccTCTGCAGATTTATCACCATTAGGAATCTTCCCTTTATGAATATCCTGCAACCACTCATCCATTATAGGCACACCTCTTAACTCCACAAACCGATTGAGACAATCAGCCTTATCGGTGGAAGCCATTGCTCTTGCGAACATGACACGGTTAACCAAGTCAATTTTTCTCTTGGTTTGATCTGATTGTATCAACTGAACGAGCTTCTCAACCCCCTTTACATCCGCAACCCCACCATTTTCTGTTATTCGCGCAATCTCATATCTTAAATTACTTTCTTTTCTACACTGACCAGAATCACCTTCATCAGTCCTAGAGGACCGTTCTCGTTTTACAGGATCTGCACCATGATCAACTCTTCCCCTCTTCTTTCCCTTGTTTTGAGACGGTATAGAAGTCCCACTATTTTGACCACTATCAGAAGATGGTTTCAGTTGTGAGGTTGAGGTTGGAGTTGTGGCCTGCTTTGGAGAACGGCCACTAGGGTGTATTGTCACATGCATCTCTTTTCTAGTTTGGTATAAAAGCTTATCTACTTCTTCTTGTTGCTCCTGCAATACCAAACATCCATTggtatttaaaatgaaaataagaaaaagaaacagagAAGAGCTACTCAAATTATAACTAACATTAATGTAGTCTTGATCTGTTAGCCACCATAAAAACTTCTTCCCAATGTCATAGGCACGTCGACAAACAAAGCAGGATGTCCCAGTAGGAAGTTCTGCACCTCTAGGAAGAAAAGCAACTTTACAAGGATGGAGAAGTGATGCAGCAGGAATTGTTTCCTTGTGAAAGGAATAGAAGATCTCGTTTGGAACACTGTCTGGTAAAGGCCCTTTTCCAAGCTTCAGCTCAGATGATCGATAAAGCCTGTTTACACCTAGCTGCAGGTTATTCTCTTTGCCCAATGCCAACCAACGTATCAAACCAATGAAGGGTGGAGAATTGTTAAGTGGGTTGAAAAGAGCACAATCTCCAATGCTAATCTTACGGCCGTCctgcaaaaataaattagaccAAAATTAACAGTACAGTTGAAATCAAGATCAGGCATCCTAGTGTGAAAGTTGCTTTAATGGGAATGCATCCCAAATAACAGAAAATTGCTTTAACGGGAATGCATAAAAGTTCTGACTCTGCTGGGAAAGGGTGGGCAAATTCCTATTGTcgttttttaaaacaaaaatgacataatagtacaaagaaagagaaaattattGTTGGACAAGGCAGCTGGACATGGTGTAGGGAAGTAAGACTGCTTATTTTTAacctgaataataaaactctTTCATTTTGTTCATTAAGATTAAGGCATGCTACTTTTCAGCAGTTGCAAATTATAAATCCTAATGTCATCTCACAAATTCTTGCCAATATATCCTCATCCTTACAAGATACCAATGGGTGCCATACTATTATAAAACAGAGCACTATGAATTTTTTTGCAATACTATTCAAGGAAAAAGGGTATTACATTGCACGATATGATCAGATTAATAGaattctaaaaatatcaataggtgATCTAATggactgaaaaaaaaatatacaagttGCTCCAAAGTCTTTAAAATGTTATACACCTAGCATAAACCTTTTTGAGGGGAAAAATAACGAGCAAACTCTACAGCCCAAATAAACATCAGCCATAATTAGGGAGTCAGTCCACAACAggtcaaataataaaatggaaagagcATCAACCAAACACAGTAGTGCACCATAAATAGGAAGTTAATCCACAATACTTGAGCGAATTTCAGAATAGGAGAAACACAATACACCCCACCTAGTTGCAGCAAACAGatgcaataaaaaacaaaaatttcaaaaaaccACCAAATCAATACCTTGAAGAACGAACTACCAGTGGTGGAGGTTGTGATAGAAGAGCCAACAGGAGAATGGTTATCTGCGGCGGAAGCTACAGCTTTATCGGCAGTCGACAACGGAGGGACTGACCGCATATGCTTACTACGACTCCTCTTTAAACTTCTAGACCTCTCGTCGTCGCGCTGAATCCTACCATGCATAATAAGA
This window contains:
- the LOC125205794 gene encoding uncharacterized protein LOC125205794 isoform X1; the protein is MHGRIQRDDERSRSLKRSRSKHMRSVPPLSTADKAVASAADNHSPVGSSITTSTTGSSFFKDGRKISIGDCALFNPLNNSPPFIGLIRWLALGKENNLQLGVNRLYRSSELKLGKGPLPDSVPNEIFYSFHKETIPAASLLHPCKVAFLPRGAELPTGTSCFVCRRAYDIGKKFLWWLTDQDYINEQQEEVDKLLYQTRKEMHVTIHPSGRSPKQATTPTSTSQLKPSSDSGQNSGTSIPSQNKGKKRGRVDHGADPVKRERSSRTDEGDSGQCRKESNLRYEIARITENGGVADVKGVEKLVQLIQSDQTKRKIDLVNRVMFARAMASTDKADCLNRFVELRGVPIMDEWLQDIHKGKIPNGDKSAEDFLLILLRALDKLPISLHALQMCNIGKSVNHLRSHKNTDIQRKARTLVDTWKKRVEAEMMSIDTKSAWSSKSRLPDASHGGCITPSGSDVAMKSSITQNSAIKPTPVKSSHGETTAKYVSSPGPVKQASSLASGKESQSRHSVGGTTDAHQNREDRSSSSNQSHNCGQSSSSKENLKSSASGSGTVNKASSSTRNRKLSSSSGRSTSGSLKETNSKKNSSAHKSTAKQKFHSALTSERVVERPTNEGSSHKLIVKIPNRIRSPAQGAPGGSLEVPTVMSSRASSPVLKHEQHDDPLKGENGLYECNAVADMKTCQTSDLKDALTGSEGAGSPAVPPDEEQSMTTEDSKRTIEGPTATLPKLVKSHSSFSPMNALIESCAKYSEATSSLSREDDVGMNLLASVAAGELSRSDVGSPANSTERSRPIADEVCNGGEAKSKFSVEDSVACEGKQHAGVEGCSWSNDRSHLSINASPEFSGDRKCSPSCSSRDVSAGEGTRDFVSSSTDLRSNADVKLEAEEKPNIKIVAVPIFLEKVRDSESGQGNHEEKATTCKGISDIPKCSSGGTDVMVTEEKCGAGYFSTGECEPMAGDEESDPLLEGDCIKLKNERLSRCNFQQKVTAPVVKPEHRESNEKLYQTGWCHKPVSKLGEAVKVREPDDMDAKSCMSKSEQLDVDMSAVKESHSAAVCSISHDLNNNVEETNVRNQATLEQISPPQRRCPISVDFEGQKEVELIRFASASKQQDEADKFASTCDGAASCIAEGTAVPGAKMKFDLNEFSSEDVKCGDSLNKSSPTSSTVNSLAIPTSSIIDGNSASVTIAAAAKGPFIPPENLLRSKVELGWKGSAATSAFRPAEPKRSLEMPLDLTNLSCSDSSTSKHGRIALDFDLNVADERVLEEMASGGSALAVASTIEPASNFANDASDSLPVRGSCVLDFDLNRVDETNDIGICSTSSKCDGQPSIMLEKPLGGFHVQRDFDLNNGPVADNAGVNQFMGNQLVNGNFTSQLPSAGVRMNGPVLSSFSSWFPSGGTYSTVTVPSILPERMEQPFPMFPPGAPQAIYGSAGVSPFNPDMYRGSVLSSSPTVPYGTSSFQFPVFPFGTSYPLPSTPFTVGATSYVDSSSGARFFAPPVNSQYLGPIGSFASQFQRPYMISLPDISNNGGLESNRKWGRQALDLNAGPGVIESEVRDEILPLSSG
- the LOC125205794 gene encoding uncharacterized protein LOC125205794 isoform X2; the protein is MHGRIQRDDERSRSLKRSRSKHMRSVPPLSTADKAVASAADNHSPVGSSITTSTTGSSFFKDGRKISIGDCALFNPLNNSPPFIGLIRWLALGKENNLQLGVNRLYRSSELKLGKGPLPDSVPNEIFYSFHKETIPAASLLHPCKVAFLPRGAELPTGTSCFVCRRAYDIGKKFLWWLTDQDYINEQQEEVDKLLYQTRKEMHVTIHPSGRSPKQATTPTSTSQLKPSSDSGQNSGTSIPSQNKGKKRGRVDHGADPVKRERSSRTDEGDSGQCRKESNLRYEIARITENGGVADVKGVEKLVQLIQSDQTKRKIDLVNRVMFARAMASTDKADCLNRFVELRGVPIMDEWLQDIHKGKIPNGDKSAEDFLLILLRALDKLPISLHALQMCNIGKSVNHLRSHKNTDIQRKARTLVDTWKKRVEAEMMSIDTKSAWSSKSRLPDASHGGCITPSGSDVAMKSSITQNSAIKPTPVKSSHGETTAKYVSSPGPVKQASSLASGKESQSRHSVGGTTDAHQNREDRSSSSNQSHNCGQSSSSKENLKSSASGSGTVNKASSSTRNRKLSSSSGRSTSGSLKETNSKKNSSAHKSTAKQKFHSALTSERVVERPTNEGSSHKLIVKIPNRIRSPAQGAPGGSLEVPTVMSSRASSPVLKHEQHDDPLKGENGLYECNAVADMKTCQTSDLKDALTGSEGAGSPAVPPDEEQSMTTEDSKRTIEGPTATLPKLVKSHSSFSPMNALIESCAKYSEATSSLSREDDVGMNLLASVAAGELSRSDVGSPANSTERSRPIADEVCNGGEAKSKFSVEDSVACEGKQHAGVEGCSWSNDRSHLSINASPEFSGDRKCSPSCSSRDVSAGEGTRDFVSSSTDLRSNADVKLEAEEKPNIKIVAVPIFLEKVRDSESGQGNHEEKATTCKGISDIPKCSSGGTDVMVTEEKCGAGYFSTGECEPMAGDEESDPLLEGDCIKLKNERLSRCNFQQKVTAPVVKPEHRESNEKLYQTGWCHKPVSKLGEAVKVREPDDMDAKSCMSKSEQLDVDMSAVKESHSAAVCSISHDLNNNVEETNVRNQATLEQISPPQRRCPISVDFEGQKEVELIRFASASKQQDEADKFASTCDGAASCIAEGTAVPGAKMKFDLNEFSSEDVKCGDSLNKSSPTSSTVNSLAIPTSSIIDGNSASVTIAAAAKGPFIPPENLLRSKVELGWKGSAATSAFRPAEPKRSLEMPLDLTNLSCSDSSTSKHGRIALDFDLNVADERVLEEMASGGSALAVASTIEPASNFANDASDSLPVRGSCVLDFDLNRVDETNDIGICSTSSKCDGQPSIMLEKPLGGFHVQRDFDLNNGPVADNAGVNQFMGNQLVNGNFTSQLPSAGVRMNGPVLSSFSSWFPSGGTYSTVTVPSILPERMEQPFPMFPPGAPQAIYGSAGVSPFNPDMYRGSVLSSSPTVPYGTSSFQFPVFPFGTSYPLPSTPFTVGATSYVDSSSGARFFAPPVNSQYLGPIGSFASQFQRPYMISLPDISNNGGLESNRKWGRQALDLNAVRRLY